The genomic region TTCACCGTCACGCCGTCCTACGGGATCTGCTCGATCTCGATACGGATATTGGCGTTGTTGCGCTGCGCCCACTCGTTCATGCCCTGGACGAACACGCCGCCATAGGGGCCCGGCTCGCCCCACACGCGCGCGACGCGCGGCGCGCCCTGGGCGATCGCGGGCGCGGCGAGCGCGGTTGCCGCGGCGCCGGCGAGCAGGGCGCGGCGGCGAACACCTCGGCGGTTCGCGTGCGTCATCGGACTGTTCTCCCTTGGCTGTTGAACCGGCCCTGTCGTTGCGGGCCGTTACGCAAGGAAGCCTAAGGAAGCGGGATCGTCGCGTGTCAACTCGCAGCCGGACGCGACCAGGCGCCGATGCCTGCGCGCCGCGCCCGCGCGGCGACCCAGAACGCATAGGCCACGAGCACCGCGAGCACGACGGCGTAGAGCGCGAGCTTGCGCGGCGGCGACAGCGCGACGAAGCGGAACGCAACGACTCCCATCGCCGCTGTGAAGCCCCAATGAAGCAGCGTCACGCCCGCGCGCGGGAAGCCCGTGCGGTCCAGCACCTGGTAGAGGTGGCCGCGATGCGCCTCCGTCAGACGCTCGCCGGCGATGGCACGGCGCACGAGCGTGAAGGCGACGTCGAACAGCGGCAGCGCGAGCAGAAGCGGAACGATGAAGAAGCTCACCTGTGTGGCCTCGAACCCCGCGGCGGCGATCGCGAGCACCGCGAGCATGTAGCCGATGAACTGGCTACCGACATCGCCGAGGAAGATCCGCGCCGCGGGAAAGTTGAACGGCAGGAAGCCGAGGCAGCCCGAGCAGAGGAACAGCGAGGCGGCATAGACGAAGGCGCCGCCCTCGATGAGAGCGATCGCGGCAAGGAAGCCGGAGGCGATCGCCGCCATCCCCGCACAGAGGCCGTCGAGACCGTCGATGAAGTTCATCGCGTTCGTCACGAACACGATCCAGAGGAGTGTCAGCGGCACCGCGAGGGGCCCGAGCGGGACCGGGCCGACGAAGGGCAGGAACAGACGCTCGAGCCGAAGCCCGAAGGCGATCGGAAGGGCAGCGGCCGCCACCTGGGCGGCGAGCTTCCAGCCGAAGGGGAAGTCGAGCGCGTCGTCGGCGAGAGACACGGAGGCGATCGCTGCCGCACCCGCGATCACGGCGAGGAAGTAGGGGTCGGCGATCCGGGCGACGCGCCCCTCGAGATAGAGCACGACGAGGCCCGCAAGCGTGGCCACGACGACGCCCAAACCGCCGCCACGCGGTGTCGGCACCGCGTGGGCGGAACGATCGTTCGGCACGTCCATCAGCTTGAGCGCGATCACGAGCCGGACGACGAGAGCTGAGAGAAGCGCGAGCCCGAGCGCGAAAGCGAGATGGCCGGCGAGCGCAGCGGGCGTGATCGGTGGCATGGCCTGGGCTCTCTGCCTCAGGCGAGGGGGTGGGGCAAGGCCGGGGCCCGCTCAGCCGGCGCGCAGGAACAGGACCTGCGCCGCGCCCCAGCGTCGCATGTCAAGCAGGGTCAAGCCGGCAAGATCGGGCAGGGCCTCCCCGCAGCCGAGTTCGGCGACCACGAGCGCTCTAGGAGCGATCCAGCCGGCATCGGCCAGAGCGGCAAGCGCCGGCGAGACAAGCTCCCGCCCATAGGGCGGGTCAAGGAACAGGAGTGTCGCCGGGCGGGCGGCGTGAGGCGGGCGGAGCGCGTCAGCCGCGAGCACCGTCGCGCGCCCTTCTGCGCGGCAGGCCGCGATGTTGGCGCGGAGAGCCGCGAGCGCCGCACGGTCGCGCTCGATGAAGTGTGCCTCCGCCGCACCGCGCGAGAGCGCCTCGAGCCCCATCGCGCCGGTGCCGGCAAAGGCGTCGAGAACGCGCGCCTGCTCCAGCGCTGCGCGTCCGGCGAAGGGGGCGTGGGCGATCACGTCGAAGATCGCCTGGCGGGCACGGTCGGCCGTCGGGCGCGTCGCATCGCCGGGCGGTGCGACAAGGCGTCGGCCGCGCCAGGCGCCGGCGATGATCCGCATCCCGGCTCAGGGCCGCCGCCGCGTCGGCGCCGCTGCGCCGAGCTGCTCGCGGAGCACCCTCGCCGGCACCTCCTCGACGGCACCGCGCGGCAGGAGGCCAAGCTGGAACGGGCCATAGGCGACGCGGATCAGCCGCAGCACCGGCAGCCCGAGATGCTCGAGCACGCGTCGTATCTCGCGGTTCTTGCCCTCGCGCAGCGACACGGTGAGCCAGGACACCTCGTTCTTCACCGCATCGAGCCCGGCCTCGATCGGCCCGTAGCGTATGCCGTCGATCGTGATCCCGTTCGCAAGCGAGGCGAGCACCCCCGGGTCTGGCCGGCCGTGAACACGCACACGGTAGCGACGCACCCAGCCGTTCTTCGGGTGCTCGAGCTGCCGCGCGAGCCCGCCATCGGTGGTGAGCAGGAGGAGCCCCTCCGAGCCCATGTCGAGCCGGCCGACCGAGACCACACGCGGCATCGAGGCCGGCAGCTTCTCGAACACGGTCGGCCGTCCTTGCGGGTCGCGCGCGGTGACGAGAAGGCCGCGCGGCTTGTGGTAGCGCCAAAGCCGGGCACGACCGGGAGGGTCGACCGGGACGCGATCGACCGTGACCGTGTCACCCGGCTCGACCAGCACCGCCGGGTCGGCGAGCCTGCGCCCGTTCACCGCGACGCGCCCCTCGGCGATCAGCCGCTCGGCCTCCCTCCGGCTCGCCACCCCGGCGCGGGAGAGCCACTTGGCAATCCTCTCGCCGCCCGCCCCCTCGCCGACCGTGCCTGCGCGCCGCATCGATTGCCTTTCCTCGCTTGCAATGTGATGTAGCGCGGATGGCGAAAGGCGGCGAGACGAGCCCGATGCGTCGTGCGCTGCTCGAGGCGCAGGCGGCGGCGGCGCGGGGCGAGGTTCCGGTCGGCGCGGTCGTGCTTGGCCCGGACGGGTCGGTGCTCGCCGCCGCCGGGAACCGTGTGCAGGAGCTTGCCGACCCGACGGCGCATGCGGAGATTCTCGCTTTGCGCGCCGCGGCGGCGGCGCGTGGCCAGCCGCGCCTGCCCGATTGCGACCTCGTGGTGACGCTCGAGCCCTGCCCGATGTGCGCCGCGGCGATCTCCCTGTTCCGGATCAGGCGGCTCGTGTTCGGCGCCTATGACCCGAAGGGAGGCGGGGTGGAGCATGGGCCAAGGATCTTCTCCCAGCCGAGCTGCATGCACAGGCCCGAGGTGATCGGCGGCGTTGCGGAGGCAGACGCCGCCGCCCTGCTGCGGTCCTTCTTCGCCGCACGCCGCTGAGAAGCCGCCGACTGAGGCGGCGTTCGGCGCCACGCCCCGCCCGAGAACGCAGCGGCGGCCGATCCTTTGCGGGGCGGTGCGGGCAGGACGCTGCCGCTACAGCCTCAGGCCCAAACGCTGCACCATCGTCTTCTCGTTCTCCGTCAGCTGCGCGGCGAAGGCGGCATACTCGGCGCTCGAGAGATACCAGGGCTGCATGTCGAACCGCTCGAGAATCGAGAGGTGCCCGGGGTCGTCGATCGCGCGGCGGAACGCCTCATCCAGCGTGCGCACCACCGGAGGGTCCATTCCCTTCGGGCCGCCGAAGCCGTACGGAGAGGCAGAGACGATGTCGTAGCCGAGCTCCTTCAGCGTCGGCACGTCGGGGAAGCTCTTCGCCCGCTCCGCCCCCCAGGTAACGAGAAGCCTGAGCTTGCCGTCGCGCACGAGCTGCGCCCAGCCGGAGCTGTCGGCAGAGGCCATCACCGTTCCCGCGAGCAGGGCCGTCTGGTTTTCGGCCACGCCGCGGAAGGGAACGTGCAGGAACTCCACCCCCGCCTTCAGCGCGATCTGCTCCATCGTGATGTGCAGCGTGGAGCCGACGCCGGGCGTGCCGTAGGTCAGCTTGCCGGGATTCGCCTTCGCCCAGGCGATCAGGTCGGGGAAGGTGCGGAAGGGGCTGTCGGCGCGGACGACGACGCCGAACAGATAGCCCGTGATGTGGCTGATGAAGGTGAAGTCGGTCAGCGGGTTCCACTGCGGGGTCGCCTGCATGAACGGGTAGCGGAACACCGTGATCGGCAGTTGCGCGAGCGTGTAGCCGTCAGGCCGCGCCTGGAGCAGGGCGACGGCGCCGAGTGTGCCGCCAGCCCCCGGGCGGTTCTCGACCACCATTGGCTGGCCGAGGATCTTCCCGGCCGCTTCGGCGATCGCGCGCATCTGCAGGTCGGTCGAGCCCCCCGCCGTCCAGGGGCAGATCAGGCGTATCGGCCGGTCGGGGAAGGTCGCGGCGCGGGCGATGGCAGGCGCGCTGAGCGCCGCCGCGGCGGCGAGAAGCGACCGGCGCGAGAGCTGCGCTGTCGGACGATCGGTCATCCCTGTTCCCTCCCAGAGAGCCGCACTTGGCGCGCGGCGTTTCGCGGGAGTGTGGCGACAGGCCGCGCGCGCGCGCAAGCCTCAGCGGAGGGCGCGGCCGCCTGGTCCCGGGGGGGCGGTGTTCGGCGTGAAGCCGCCGACATGCGGCCCGGCCGAGGCGAGCGCACCGGCCCGTTCGGCAGCGCCGAGCGAGCGGAAGAAGCTGTAGCTGATCGTGATCACGCGCAGGTCGCGCGTGGCAGGGTCGTCGAACAGCTTCGGGTCGACCCAGAAGGCGAGCGGCATCTCCACCTCCTGGCCTGGCGCGAGCGTCTGTTCCGTGAAGCAGAAGCAGGCGATCTTGTTGAAGTAGCGCGCGGCCTTCTCGGGCGTGACGTTGTAGGTGCTGATGCCGGTCACCGGCTCGGCGGCGTCGTTCCGCGCCCGATAGAAGGCGAGCCCCTCCTCCGCCCCGCGCAGCGTCACCGACCGCTGGGCGGGCCGGAACGTCCAGGGCATGCCCGCCTGGACATTGGCGACGAACTCGACGCGGATCGTCCGCGGGTCCTCGACGGCGGGGCGGTCGGCGTTCATCATGGGCGTGCCGCCGAAACCGGTGACACGGCAGAACAGGTCG from Elioraea tepida harbors:
- a CDS encoding glycosyltransferase family 4 protein; translated protein: MPPITPAALAGHLAFALGLALLSALVVRLVIALKLMDVPNDRSAHAVPTPRGGGLGVVVATLAGLVVLYLEGRVARIADPYFLAVIAGAAAIASVSLADDALDFPFGWKLAAQVAAAALPIAFGLRLERLFLPFVGPVPLGPLAVPLTLLWIVFVTNAMNFIDGLDGLCAGMAAIASGFLAAIALIEGGAFVYAASLFLCSGCLGFLPFNFPAARIFLGDVGSQFIGYMLAVLAIAAAGFEATQVSFFIVPLLLALPLFDVAFTLVRRAIAGERLTEAHRGHLYQVLDRTGFPRAGVTLLHWGFTAAMGVVAFRFVALSPPRKLALYAVVLAVLVAYAFWVAARARRAGIGAWSRPAAS
- the rsmD gene encoding 16S rRNA (guanine(966)-N(2))-methyltransferase RsmD, with amino-acid sequence MRIIAGAWRGRRLVAPPGDATRPTADRARQAIFDVIAHAPFAGRAALEQARVLDAFAGTGAMGLEALSRGAAEAHFIERDRAALAALRANIAACRAEGRATVLAADALRPPHAARPATLLFLDPPYGRELVSPALAALADAGWIAPRALVVAELGCGEALPDLAGLTLLDMRRWGAAQVLFLRAG
- a CDS encoding pseudouridine synthase, with translation MRRAGTVGEGAGGERIAKWLSRAGVASRREAERLIAEGRVAVNGRRLADPAVLVEPGDTVTVDRVPVDPPGRARLWRYHKPRGLLVTARDPQGRPTVFEKLPASMPRVVSVGRLDMGSEGLLLLTTDGGLARQLEHPKNGWVRRYRVRVHGRPDPGVLASLANGITIDGIRYGPIEAGLDAVKNEVSWLTVSLREGKNREIRRVLEHLGLPVLRLIRVAYGPFQLGLLPRGAVEEVPARVLREQLGAAAPTRRRP
- a CDS encoding nucleoside deaminase gives rise to the protein MRRALLEAQAAAARGEVPVGAVVLGPDGSVLAAAGNRVQELADPTAHAEILALRAAAAARGQPRLPDCDLVVTLEPCPMCAAAISLFRIRRLVFGAYDPKGGGVEHGPRIFSQPSCMHRPEVIGGVAEADAAALLRSFFAARR
- a CDS encoding tripartite tricarboxylate transporter substrate binding protein, with the protein product MTDRPTAQLSRRSLLAAAAALSAPAIARAATFPDRPIRLICPWTAGGSTDLQMRAIAEAAGKILGQPMVVENRPGAGGTLGAVALLQARPDGYTLAQLPITVFRYPFMQATPQWNPLTDFTFISHITGYLFGVVVRADSPFRTFPDLIAWAKANPGKLTYGTPGVGSTLHITMEQIALKAGVEFLHVPFRGVAENQTALLAGTVMASADSSGWAQLVRDGKLRLLVTWGAERAKSFPDVPTLKELGYDIVSASPYGFGGPKGMDPPVVRTLDEAFRRAIDDPGHLSILERFDMQPWYLSSAEYAAFAAQLTENEKTMVQRLGLRL
- a CDS encoding cytochrome c oxidase assembly protein; amino-acid sequence: MVTPGRARSRSNRTLALSLAGLVAGMVGLSFAAVPLYDLFCRVTGFGGTPMMNADRPAVEDPRTIRVEFVANVQAGMPWTFRPAQRSVTLRGAEEGLAFYRARNDAAEPVTGISTYNVTPEKAARYFNKIACFCFTEQTLAPGQEVEMPLAFWVDPKLFDDPATRDLRVITISYSFFRSLGAAERAGALASAGPHVGGFTPNTAPPGPGGRALR